A genomic stretch from Sulfobacillus thermosulfidooxidans includes:
- a CDS encoding glycosyltransferase family 4 protein — protein sequence MDFKPLRFIFLTQYYPPEPGAASLRLEAMAQELTRRGHSVVVVTALPHHLGTGAKRQPFMVRETIRGIEVVRMWIWRISPTKRFWWRLLNYFSFVVTSFWGLRQFSPPDYLLVESPPLFLGITARLYSKFYHVPYILSISDLWPESAVALGLVKNPWLIRVTKGLELSLYRHAHYVSTVTLGIRQAVIDTQTIEPSRVLFFPNGVDLDQFPQLPAQESLRRKFGGPETKIFLYPGTLGYAQGLDVIIDAAVHLKNEPDIVFVLVGEGPVKQHLLQRVQTEGLTNVFFEALQPVEKMPEYFAISRAVVVPLRKHPLFLGARPSKVFPAWSAKIPIIYVGEGEMAELVRKSAGGMVVPPEDGEGLANAVMHLAHMEEESWKQMGQRGWQFVHDHYTWQHIADEWLKGIQPRPGL from the coding sequence ATGGATTTCAAACCGCTCCGTTTTATCTTTTTGACCCAATATTATCCACCAGAACCTGGGGCTGCATCATTGCGGTTAGAAGCTATGGCTCAGGAACTGACCCGAAGAGGACATTCGGTGGTGGTGGTGACGGCATTGCCTCATCATCTGGGCACCGGGGCAAAACGCCAACCGTTTATGGTGCGCGAAACGATTCGCGGCATTGAGGTTGTTCGTATGTGGATTTGGCGTATTTCACCCACCAAAAGATTTTGGTGGCGTCTGCTCAATTATTTTTCGTTTGTGGTAACAAGTTTTTGGGGACTCCGCCAATTTTCGCCCCCGGATTATTTACTGGTAGAATCCCCTCCGTTATTTTTGGGAATTACAGCACGTTTGTATTCCAAGTTCTATCATGTGCCTTATATCTTATCGATCTCCGATCTCTGGCCAGAATCGGCTGTTGCTTTGGGCCTGGTTAAAAATCCTTGGTTAATCCGGGTAACAAAGGGGTTAGAACTGTCGTTGTATCGCCATGCCCATTATGTTTCTACGGTTACCCTGGGCATTCGACAGGCGGTGATTGATACTCAGACTATCGAGCCAAGCCGCGTGCTATTTTTTCCCAATGGCGTAGACTTGGATCAGTTTCCTCAATTGCCTGCTCAAGAGTCGTTGCGGCGAAAATTTGGTGGACCGGAGACGAAAATTTTTCTTTATCCGGGCACTTTAGGTTATGCGCAAGGGTTGGACGTTATCATTGATGCCGCAGTACATCTTAAAAACGAACCGGATATTGTTTTTGTCCTGGTCGGGGAAGGACCCGTAAAACAACATTTGCTTCAGCGAGTGCAAACGGAAGGCCTGACTAATGTTTTTTTCGAGGCATTGCAACCAGTTGAAAAAATGCCGGAATATTTTGCAATTTCAAGAGCGGTTGTGGTGCCGTTGCGCAAGCACCCGCTATTTCTTGGTGCCCGTCCTTCTAAAGTGTTTCCGGCCTGGTCCGCTAAAATTCCGATTATCTATGTCGGAGAAGGGGAAATGGCGGAACTGGTTCGCAAATCAGCAGGAGGGATGGTGGTGCCGCCTGAAGATGGCGAGGGTTTAGCCAATGCGGTAATGCACTTAGCGCATATGGAGGAGGAGTCGTGGAAACAAATGGGACAACGGGGCTGGCAATTTGTTCATGACCACTATACCTGGCAACATATTGCTGATGAATGGTTAAAGGGGATTCAACCCCGTCCGGGCCTATGA
- a CDS encoding glycosyltransferase codes for MTKPRLLLIGHYPLDTLDRAPKVRIMHMAESLAKISTLTIIAGTRQERAIWFDEALKRGVLDAIDAVYVESASSFATPADIRFLWAVKRKAIPLAIYVRDYYQRFPKLYPPKNYRERVMKWLYVLTLFAYRYLADIIYVPSRALGQLVGGKEIRLLPPGGVLYPVPPLIKPSQQPEPWILYVGAGGPYDGVDLLIKAVHKLHQSMPDVHLALVMRRAEWPKLSPVSYITLVEAHGQGLEYWYARASVAVIPRRDTAYTRLAWPVKLMDYLSHGLGVIVTDQSEAARFVERYQVGQMSQPDSESLAKTLESCLRSPQLLDLYAHNARRVIEQEHSWDHRAQTLVADLLAKKSLGTKRGL; via the coding sequence ATGACCAAACCCCGTCTTCTACTCATCGGCCATTACCCCTTAGATACGCTTGACCGTGCCCCCAAAGTGCGTATTATGCATATGGCTGAATCACTCGCGAAAATCAGTACTCTGACCATTATCGCCGGCACGCGTCAAGAGCGAGCGATATGGTTTGATGAGGCATTGAAACGCGGAGTCTTGGACGCGATTGATGCGGTTTATGTGGAAAGTGCCAGTTCCTTCGCAACGCCAGCTGATATAAGATTTCTTTGGGCAGTCAAACGCAAAGCGATCCCGCTGGCCATTTACGTTCGGGATTACTACCAACGTTTTCCCAAATTATATCCACCCAAAAATTATCGTGAACGCGTGATGAAATGGCTTTATGTGCTCACGCTTTTCGCATACCGCTATCTTGCCGATATCATTTATGTGCCCTCAAGAGCACTCGGTCAGTTGGTCGGAGGAAAAGAGATTCGTCTTCTTCCTCCTGGTGGGGTTTTATATCCTGTGCCGCCCTTAATAAAACCGAGCCAACAACCCGAACCATGGATTTTGTATGTGGGCGCAGGCGGTCCTTATGATGGAGTTGATTTATTAATCAAAGCCGTGCACAAACTTCATCAATCGATGCCGGATGTGCATCTGGCATTGGTGATGCGACGTGCGGAATGGCCTAAATTATCCCCAGTTTCTTATATCACACTGGTTGAAGCTCACGGTCAGGGTCTCGAATATTGGTATGCTCGTGCCTCCGTGGCTGTCATTCCCCGGCGCGATACGGCCTATACCCGCTTGGCATGGCCCGTTAAATTGATGGATTATCTGTCGCATGGGCTTGGCGTAATAGTGACCGATCAATCCGAAGCAGCACGGTTTGTGGAACGCTATCAGGTCGGCCAAATGAGCCAGCCTGATAGCGAATCTTTAGCTAAGACCCTAGAAAGCTGCTTGCGTTCACCCCAGTTGCTGGATCTCTATGCTCACAATGCGCGCCGGGTTATTGAACAAGAACATAGTTGGGATCACCGGGCGCAAACATTAGTGGCAGATTTGCTGGCTAAGAAATCCTTAGGAACTAAACGTGGCCTGTGA
- a CDS encoding glycosyl hydrolase family 18 protein, with translation MRQTRVRRHRRSLFRKSLSRTAGPKMALISSALILSQIAMSGAFAQSPVNISGYVLSQSQNDLTINGQGFGTTAATVTIDGQYAPILSWSNTAITVSIPQTADPGPITVTTSQGLTSNSITFLGISRGSYALSSNGQVTVNGNVPFYGDLTTINASTSSPAIQLVPTPDYRGYWILTQDGHIYAFGDATSFPSLPSGSARALSMAVTPSGQGAYVLTQNGTVYALGNATSYGNATNSNVSSIATTPDGQGYWIVSQNGQVEAFGDAKNYGSLSTSATSTSNATTNSTASYPNGTLVQQQGTAPVWVVENGTLHHIPSAAMFLSMGYQWNQIQVVPSLTGMNIGNPLVTPYPSGTLLQVTGHHAIYLVMQGVLHHIGNWSTFVQMGLIGQPIVSVSQLGANWPMGPTLNTPVTYYPSGTLIQQQGTPQIYMVNNGVLQHIANANVFLEMGYQWNQVLKVPSLPNLPIGPTLTTPSRAFPTGTLLQVQGQSPVYLDQNGVLRHIPNPTVLYNLGYSFQNVVTVPSSQVIAGLKMGSDLESTTIPGISSQSPDPSSPSSPPPSPAVQIVPTLDGQGYWILQSNGTVTAFGDAKIYGEPSPNATGAEELLPSFDQQGYDIITSQGQAYSFGDGPSLSIPSNVVSVIESPITATSSTAPTPLQQFNGFLSMGYGFFVDNFPNGVNNSSFEDLLQHGNELSVINPAWFNLSQDASGNWNITSWSTQGSYAAPLINGLNNVQYVTQQAHQEGVMVLPSIGNYYSPGNGPISTPQDVSSLVQQIVNLVNQYNFDGITIDFENNGDGGLSLQQASQQYTNFIQQLGTALHQDNKLLMVAVYPSSYPDTIYNYQAIAPYVNFINMMAYPEHNSSTWPGPTAGYPWVSQLVQNALAQGVNPSQIILGVAPYGHEWTVTNNGVVGQGAVSYRAIQSLLQQQNITPLWDPVEKEIVFTAGPLAQAPSPGLSIQNGNAYSPEVANLQNLLNIVLLQYALQNGQTPRPWLWTDGYFGSATQSALEAFQQDFSVNTQTPGVYDAATAQALQQVINQWNIGQNIYWSETSRSIKDRIELALANHLGGIAAWRLPFETTGYWTDMAQLTPVFHGQP, from the coding sequence ATGAGACAAACGCGGGTCAGGCGCCATCGCCGATCTTTGTTTCGCAAATCTCTTTCCCGAACTGCCGGGCCAAAAATGGCCCTCATTTCATCCGCACTGATTTTAAGTCAAATCGCCATGTCTGGTGCATTTGCGCAAAGCCCGGTCAATATCAGTGGGTATGTATTATCCCAAAGTCAAAATGATTTGACCATCAATGGGCAAGGATTTGGCACCACTGCGGCCACGGTAACGATTGACGGGCAATATGCGCCCATTTTATCGTGGTCCAATACCGCAATTACCGTTTCCATTCCGCAAACGGCAGATCCTGGTCCCATTACCGTCACCACATCGCAAGGTCTTACCTCCAATAGCATAACCTTTTTAGGCATCAGCCGTGGTTCTTATGCTTTGTCTTCTAATGGACAGGTTACGGTGAATGGCAATGTCCCGTTTTATGGGGATTTGACCACCATTAATGCCTCCACCTCATCACCAGCCATCCAACTTGTTCCAACTCCAGACTACCGTGGATATTGGATTTTAACGCAGGATGGTCATATTTACGCGTTTGGTGATGCTACATCGTTCCCGTCCTTACCATCCGGTAGTGCCCGAGCTCTGTCCATGGCAGTGACCCCGTCAGGTCAAGGCGCTTATGTATTAACCCAAAACGGCACTGTCTATGCTCTGGGCAATGCTACGAGTTATGGCAATGCCACGAATTCAAATGTCTCAAGTATTGCCACCACACCAGATGGCCAAGGTTATTGGATTGTCAGTCAAAATGGACAAGTCGAAGCATTCGGGGATGCGAAAAATTATGGCTCTCTGAGTACATCAGCCACCTCGACAAGCAATGCCACCACCAATTCAACAGCATCCTATCCCAATGGAACACTTGTTCAACAACAAGGCACGGCTCCTGTCTGGGTAGTCGAAAACGGCACCCTGCATCATATACCTAGTGCGGCCATGTTTCTTTCCATGGGTTACCAGTGGAATCAGATTCAGGTCGTGCCCTCATTGACAGGTATGAATATTGGCAACCCTCTCGTAACGCCTTATCCGTCGGGCACATTGCTTCAAGTGACGGGGCATCATGCTATTTATTTGGTGATGCAGGGCGTTTTGCATCATATTGGCAACTGGTCAACATTTGTGCAAATGGGTCTGATTGGACAGCCTATTGTAAGCGTTAGCCAATTAGGGGCTAACTGGCCTATGGGTCCGACATTGAATACTCCCGTGACGTATTATCCATCGGGAACTTTAATACAACAACAAGGCACGCCCCAAATCTATATGGTTAATAATGGGGTTCTTCAACATATTGCCAATGCGAATGTATTTTTAGAAATGGGGTATCAATGGAATCAAGTCCTCAAAGTCCCCTCGCTGCCCAACTTGCCTATAGGACCGACTTTGACGACACCTTCCCGGGCTTTCCCCACAGGAACTCTATTACAAGTTCAAGGTCAAAGTCCCGTCTATCTCGACCAAAACGGCGTATTGCGGCACATTCCCAATCCTACCGTTTTGTATAATTTAGGTTACAGTTTTCAAAATGTCGTGACCGTTCCATCATCCCAAGTCATTGCCGGACTTAAAATGGGCAGCGATTTAGAAAGCACCACAATACCAGGAATATCGTCGCAATCCCCTGATCCATCTAGTCCGTCTAGTCCACCGCCTTCCCCCGCGGTGCAAATCGTGCCAACATTAGACGGGCAAGGATATTGGATCTTACAGTCTAACGGTACCGTCACGGCATTCGGGGACGCCAAAATTTATGGCGAACCATCCCCAAATGCCACGGGTGCGGAAGAACTCCTTCCCAGTTTTGACCAACAAGGCTACGATATTATTACCAGCCAAGGCCAAGCCTATAGTTTTGGAGACGGGCCGTCTTTGTCCATCCCGTCCAATGTGGTAAGCGTGATCGAATCGCCTATCACAGCCACGAGTTCCACGGCTCCCACACCGTTACAGCAATTTAACGGGTTTCTCTCAATGGGTTATGGCTTTTTTGTGGACAATTTCCCTAATGGTGTCAACAATTCGTCATTTGAAGATCTTCTTCAACATGGCAACGAATTGTCGGTGATTAATCCTGCCTGGTTTAATTTGTCTCAAGACGCCAGTGGTAATTGGAATATTACCAGTTGGTCCACCCAAGGCTCTTACGCAGCCCCGTTGATCAACGGACTAAACAACGTCCAATATGTGACCCAACAAGCCCATCAAGAAGGGGTCATGGTGTTACCCTCTATTGGCAACTATTACAGTCCTGGTAATGGTCCCATCTCCACACCACAAGATGTGTCATCACTTGTCCAGCAAATTGTCAACCTGGTCAATCAATATAATTTCGATGGAATCACCATCGATTTTGAAAACAACGGGGATGGCGGTCTTAGCTTACAACAGGCGTCACAGCAATATACGAATTTTATTCAGCAACTCGGGACTGCCCTGCATCAAGACAATAAACTACTGATGGTCGCTGTTTATCCATCAAGTTATCCGGACACCATCTACAACTATCAGGCCATAGCTCCCTATGTCAATTTCATAAATATGATGGCTTATCCCGAGCATAACTCGAGCACGTGGCCAGGACCTACCGCGGGATATCCTTGGGTCAGCCAACTAGTACAAAACGCCCTAGCACAGGGCGTCAATCCCAGTCAAATTATTTTGGGAGTGGCTCCTTATGGACACGAATGGACCGTCACCAATAACGGTGTGGTGGGACAAGGAGCCGTGAGTTACCGCGCCATCCAAAGCTTATTACAACAACAAAATATCACTCCATTATGGGATCCCGTGGAAAAAGAGATCGTATTTACGGCGGGTCCTTTGGCCCAAGCACCATCCCCTGGGCTGTCTATCCAAAATGGGAATGCCTATTCCCCCGAAGTTGCAAACTTACAAAATCTGTTAAATATTGTGTTGCTGCAGTACGCCCTCCAAAACGGTCAAACCCCAAGGCCCTGGCTATGGACCGATGGGTATTTTGGCTCGGCCACTCAAAGTGCCCTCGAGGCTTTTCAACAGGATTTTTCGGTAAACACCCAAACGCCCGGAGTCTATGACGCAGCAACAGCCCAAGCCTTGCAGCAAGTCATTAATCAGTGGAATATTGGCCAAAATATTTATTGGTCCGAAACATCTAGGTCCATTAAAGACCGGATCGAATTGGCATTAGCCAATCATTTGGGCGGCATTGCTGCATGGCGCTTGCCGTTTGAAACGACCGGATATTGGACAGATATGGCCCAATTAACTCCGGTATTTCATGGCCAGCCATAA
- a CDS encoding glycosyltransferase family 4 protein, which translates to MIYPPDSLDSSRKRIWYEQWRLPLWLSTRSYDVVHFPDYQLPVLRPLKHTVITVHDLVAFKYPQMFPWAQSVVKRELMKQSVKIADHIIVPSEATAGDLQEILHVPREKISVIAHGVTCQIRKNLDNVRDRPYFLAVGTIEPRKNFEGVIHAFAEFVHANHLQGQVDLVIAGKKGWLYAPVLEAPKKWNIEESVSLLEYVSDETLQALYQHSIALVYPSFYEGFGLPILEAMAQGTPVISSNQGALAEVCGDAALIVDPKNIDELAQYMLDLWEKPTLREALRQKGQKRAQSYTWVQAAQKTREVYQHVAQL; encoded by the coding sequence ATGATCTATCCTCCGGACTCTTTGGATAGCAGTCGTAAAAGGATTTGGTATGAACAGTGGCGATTACCTCTGTGGCTATCTACACGCTCCTATGACGTGGTACATTTTCCCGACTATCAATTGCCTGTCTTGCGTCCACTCAAGCATACGGTCATCACCGTCCATGATCTTGTGGCATTTAAATATCCCCAGATGTTTCCGTGGGCGCAGTCTGTGGTGAAGAGAGAATTGATGAAACAGTCGGTGAAAATTGCCGACCATATCATTGTCCCGAGTGAGGCCACGGCGGGGGATCTGCAAGAAATTTTACATGTGCCCCGGGAAAAAATCTCGGTGATCGCGCATGGTGTAACGTGCCAAATCCGCAAAAACCTGGACAATGTGCGCGACCGCCCCTATTTCTTGGCGGTGGGAACCATCGAACCCCGAAAAAATTTTGAAGGGGTGATTCATGCCTTTGCCGAATTTGTTCATGCCAATCATTTGCAAGGGCAGGTCGATTTAGTTATTGCTGGAAAAAAGGGATGGTTGTATGCCCCTGTGTTAGAGGCTCCCAAAAAATGGAACATTGAAGAGTCCGTCTCTTTGTTAGAATACGTTTCAGATGAGACATTACAAGCGCTGTATCAACATAGCATAGCGCTGGTCTATCCAAGCTTTTATGAGGGATTTGGTTTGCCTATATTAGAAGCGATGGCTCAGGGGACACCGGTGATTTCTTCGAATCAGGGAGCGTTAGCAGAAGTGTGCGGCGACGCCGCACTCATTGTTGATCCCAAAAATATTGACGAGCTCGCGCAATATATGCTGGATTTATGGGAAAAGCCGACATTACGGGAAGCGTTAAGGCAAAAAGGGCAAAAGCGGGCACAGTCTTATACCTGGGTTCAGGCAGCACAAAAGACCCGTGAGGTTTACCAGCACGTGGCCCAATTATAA
- a CDS encoding O-antigen ligase family protein, protein MRAEVTKIREQIFAKTMWAPLIIVALGAVIAIRWGMLGAIIFFAGYIWLATLSLPLAALLYILAAPFPIGMIVHHHKFYVADFMAIVLAIKLFMANVHKGFNGLVDTFLPKAFRLPLLFLLFLSVLSLGESLSRFGTVIKILEYVEFFVVMVAVFRNAGTDERIWNGYFTALFVAVSAVTVYGLYQFLFQLGPVYNIVDGHHVRATGFFGQPNVFGAFNDETFPLAVALLTLGPRYLKKGWLVVATVLTALGAVLSYSRGSWVADAAAVFFMLVLVAVTKPKQMKTFAAYGIGIPIIMFITVFFLGKTDLSHTALFIGAHKNTIERLKTTVTALLNPQGHFDTDQRLLIWKSALQAIRQHPLLGVGLGNFHLFIQQHPPKGLAAVPPMAHDLYLEWGADLGVGGIIAALWFEWSWISKAVRMIRQKAMGLSAYGYAALMGSFGTAVAFIVHNWVDFLIDQGVIVPLLIALAFIAAQYDRYRNGSVS, encoded by the coding sequence ATGCGAGCCGAAGTAACCAAAATCCGGGAACAAATTTTTGCTAAAACGATGTGGGCTCCATTGATTATTGTTGCATTGGGTGCCGTCATCGCTATTCGTTGGGGAATGTTGGGAGCCATTATCTTTTTTGCGGGATACATTTGGTTGGCCACATTATCTTTGCCTCTTGCCGCCTTGCTTTATATTCTGGCGGCTCCCTTTCCCATCGGCATGATTGTACACCATCATAAATTTTATGTCGCCGATTTTATGGCCATTGTGCTGGCAATCAAATTGTTCATGGCGAATGTCCATAAAGGATTCAACGGTCTTGTGGACACGTTTTTACCGAAAGCTTTTCGCTTACCCCTTCTCTTTCTTTTGTTTCTGTCCGTGTTATCGTTAGGGGAAAGCCTCAGTCGTTTTGGCACCGTCATTAAAATTCTTGAGTATGTTGAGTTCTTTGTCGTTATGGTCGCCGTGTTTCGGAATGCGGGAACCGACGAAAGAATCTGGAACGGATATTTTACCGCGCTCTTTGTGGCGGTGAGTGCGGTGACGGTATATGGACTGTATCAATTTTTGTTTCAGCTGGGACCGGTTTATAACATTGTGGATGGCCATCACGTGAGAGCGACCGGATTTTTTGGACAGCCCAATGTATTTGGGGCGTTTAACGATGAAACTTTTCCCTTGGCAGTGGCTTTATTGACTTTAGGACCTCGCTATCTCAAGAAGGGATGGCTGGTGGTTGCTACGGTCCTCACAGCTTTAGGAGCTGTCCTGTCCTATTCCCGGGGGTCATGGGTGGCCGATGCGGCAGCTGTCTTTTTCATGTTGGTGTTGGTAGCCGTGACAAAACCCAAACAGATGAAAACGTTCGCCGCATACGGGATTGGCATTCCCATCATCATGTTTATTACGGTATTTTTCTTGGGAAAGACCGATTTAAGTCATACGGCTTTATTCATCGGAGCCCATAAAAATACCATCGAACGGCTCAAAACCACTGTTACCGCGCTTTTAAATCCCCAAGGGCATTTTGATACGGACCAACGGCTATTAATTTGGAAATCAGCCCTACAAGCGATTCGGCAGCATCCCCTCTTAGGCGTGGGGTTAGGGAACTTTCATTTGTTTATCCAACAACATCCTCCCAAAGGACTTGCCGCCGTTCCTCCGATGGCGCATGACCTATATCTGGAATGGGGAGCGGATTTAGGCGTGGGCGGAATCATCGCGGCACTATGGTTTGAATGGTCATGGATTAGTAAGGCCGTGCGAATGATCCGGCAAAAGGCAATGGGTCTGAGTGCATATGGATATGCGGCCTTGATGGGATCTTTTGGCACCGCTGTGGCCTTTATTGTGCATAATTGGGTCGATTTTTTAATTGATCAAGGAGTGATTGTCCCGTTATTAATCGCCTTAGCTTTTATTGCCGCACAATATGACCGTTATCGAAATGGGTCGGTTTCCTAA
- a CDS encoding glycosyltransferase, producing the protein MRVALVHDWLVTMGGAERVLEALAQMYPDAPIYTGVVDFDHLSPGLRQKHIIPSLVQRLPRAKRWYNRYLPFLLYGFEQFDLSQYDLVISSSAAVAKGVITPVDTVHVAYVHTPMRYAWDLYHDYRNREAKGITKRLMGPVFHYVRMWDRLAADRPDVLVANSHLVQRRILKHYHRHAQIVYPPVAIDRFEVKKPGSYYLVLSRLVAYKRIDLAIEAANQMGIPLVVAGDGPERVHLKHMAGNTIKFTGAVSDDVAKQLVENAKALIFPGEEDFGIVPIEMQAAGHPVIAFGRGGVLDTVIDGETGVFFHSQDVQHLIQAIRTAENMAWDAQKIRRHSEKFRPERFREAMSLVIDEALSHHEPSPKSQ; encoded by the coding sequence ATGCGGGTCGCTTTAGTTCATGACTGGCTCGTGACCATGGGAGGGGCAGAGCGGGTCTTAGAGGCTTTAGCCCAGATGTATCCTGATGCTCCCATTTACACAGGGGTAGTGGATTTTGATCATTTATCGCCGGGATTGCGGCAAAAACACATTATTCCCTCCCTGGTACAAAGATTGCCCCGGGCTAAGAGATGGTATAATCGTTATTTGCCATTTCTGCTTTATGGATTCGAGCAATTCGATCTATCGCAATATGATTTGGTGATTTCATCGTCGGCGGCCGTGGCTAAAGGAGTGATTACTCCGGTAGATACGGTGCATGTGGCCTATGTGCACACGCCTATGCGTTATGCCTGGGATTTGTATCATGATTACCGCAATCGGGAAGCCAAGGGAATCACAAAACGGCTGATGGGTCCTGTCTTTCATTATGTGAGAATGTGGGACAGGCTAGCCGCTGATCGGCCTGATGTGTTGGTAGCCAATTCCCATTTGGTGCAACGCCGAATTCTAAAGCATTATCACCGGCACGCGCAAATTGTGTATCCGCCGGTGGCAATTGATCGCTTTGAGGTAAAAAAGCCGGGGTCCTATTACCTGGTCTTATCCCGTTTAGTTGCCTATAAGCGGATTGATTTAGCTATTGAAGCGGCCAATCAGATGGGAATTCCCTTAGTCGTGGCGGGGGATGGGCCAGAACGGGTTCATTTAAAACACATGGCGGGAAACACTATTAAATTCACTGGCGCTGTCAGCGATGACGTGGCCAAGCAACTGGTCGAAAATGCTAAAGCTTTAATTTTTCCGGGGGAAGAGGATTTTGGAATTGTGCCCATAGAGATGCAGGCAGCCGGTCACCCCGTTATTGCCTTTGGGCGAGGCGGCGTGTTAGATACCGTTATCGATGGGGAAACCGGCGTGTTTTTTCATAGCCAGGATGTACAGCACCTTATCCAGGCCATTCGAACAGCGGAAAATATGGCATGGGACGCCCAGAAGATTCGCCGTCACAGTGAAAAATTTCGGCCAGAACGGTTTCGTGAAGCCATGTCTTTGGTTATCGATGAGGCGTTGTCTCATCATGAACCGAGTCCTAAATCTCAATGA
- a CDS encoding glycosyltransferase family 4 protein, with protein MKIAMDISIMEECRTGTEEYTEGLVWGLNRVGTQVLGVGRQGQALLPDQTCLGLSPRHKRSLWHKWWWENVGILSSPKDVSLVHIPYMMHPPRPLAVPTVVTVHDLIPYRLQAYHGRLRERLYFGQIRKYLPLASQIVAISQATYRDIADFFPGWIAKVTVIPNGVHPDYFRPVAVEQMEQLTSTYGLVKRPRLLYVGGYDPRKNVQTLLEACQKVFARLKDGELVLVGALNHEGTTRLVKELGMEDRVILTPYLTRRNVVALYQAADLFVYPSMYEGFGLPPAQALAMGIPVIAGDISAVSEVVGDSGLLVPPKEVDAWVDTIMKVIQTPALAQKMAARGRARAEDFSWENIARQYQKLYHRLARE; from the coding sequence ATGAAGATTGCTATGGATATTTCGATTATGGAAGAGTGCCGAACGGGTACCGAGGAATATACAGAAGGTCTGGTATGGGGACTGAATCGGGTCGGAACCCAAGTCTTAGGAGTCGGACGTCAAGGTCAGGCTTTATTGCCCGATCAAACTTGTTTGGGCTTATCTCCTCGGCATAAACGGTCTTTGTGGCATAAATGGTGGTGGGAGAATGTTGGCATTTTATCCAGCCCCAAAGATGTATCCTTGGTGCATATTCCTTATATGATGCATCCACCCAGGCCCTTAGCCGTCCCGACAGTGGTCACCGTGCATGATTTGATCCCTTACCGTCTTCAAGCCTATCATGGTCGCCTGCGGGAACGATTGTATTTCGGTCAGATTCGGAAATATCTTCCTTTGGCCAGTCAAATCGTTGCGATATCTCAAGCCACGTACCGCGATATTGCAGATTTTTTTCCCGGCTGGATTGCAAAGGTCACGGTAATCCCCAATGGCGTGCATCCCGATTATTTTCGCCCGGTTGCGGTAGAACAAATGGAACAACTGACCAGCACCTATGGGCTGGTTAAGCGTCCGCGTCTTTTATACGTGGGAGGCTATGATCCGAGAAAAAATGTTCAGACATTGCTTGAAGCCTGCCAAAAAGTTTTTGCACGCTTGAAGGACGGGGAATTGGTCTTAGTGGGGGCGTTAAATCATGAAGGGACGACGAGGCTTGTGAAGGAACTCGGTATGGAAGATCGGGTGATTCTAACACCCTATTTGACTCGCCGTAATGTGGTAGCCCTCTACCAAGCGGCGGATTTGTTTGTTTATCCCTCAATGTATGAAGGCTTTGGCCTGCCCCCGGCGCAAGCTCTGGCCATGGGAATTCCCGTTATTGCCGGTGATATTTCGGCTGTGTCCGAGGTGGTAGGCGATTCCGGGTTATTAGTGCCCCCCAAGGAGGTTGATGCCTGGGTGGACACCATTATGAAAGTCATTCAAACACCCGCCCTGGCGCAAAAAATGGCGGCACGGGGACGGGCCCGTGCGGAAGATTTTAGCTGGGAAAATATTGCTCGACAATATCAAAAACTTTATCATCGCTTAGCCCGGGAATAG